From the genome of Puniceicoccales bacterium, one region includes:
- a CDS encoding DUF721 domain-containing protein: MKFSRKINNLIADFRGLPTDQSQAFFREEVLVYNALKRVCAKFMKHANRSINNNLVDSWAFIIGNKYFSCCSPVRILPDGTLIVKVDNSVIRSELSFETRAILSRLGGLGGCDSIRGIRFIL, translated from the coding sequence ATGAAATTTTCTAGGAAAATTAACAATCTGATCGCCGATTTTCGTGGTCTACCGACGGATCAGTCCCAGGCATTTTTTCGTGAGGAGGTCTTGGTCTATAATGCACTTAAGCGTGTCTGTGCCAAGTTCATGAAGCACGCTAATAGGTCAATAAATAACAATTTAGTGGATAGCTGGGCTTTTATTATCGGGAATAAATATTTTAGCTGTTGTTCTCCGGTTAGGATTTTACCCGATGGTACGCTGATCGTGAAAGTTGATAACAGTGTGATTCGCAGCGAGTTGAGTTTCGAGACCAGGGCGATCCTTTCCCGGCTAGGCGGACTGGGTGGTTGTGACAGTATTCGCGGGATAAGGTTCATATTATAA
- a CDS encoding nucleoside deaminase, which yields MENCPFKKKFLSQLKKDDVYFMSLAYNEAIEAWQEDEIPIGAVIVLNGQVIASAHNNVCRLVDPTAHAEMLAITQAAKVIGDWRLNETKLYVTKEPCPMCSGAVVMSRIGEVIFGLGDKKMGCLGGAVDLGLIDKINHRPMVRGNVMAEECHELVKSFLERKR from the coding sequence ATGGAAAACTGCCCTTTTAAGAAAAAATTTTTATCCCAGCTTAAAAAAGACGATGTGTACTTTATGTCGTTGGCTTACAACGAAGCCATAGAGGCCTGGCAGGAGGACGAGATTCCGATAGGTGCGGTGATAGTTCTCAATGGTCAGGTGATCGCTTCGGCTCACAATAATGTGTGCAGGCTTGTGGATCCGACTGCCCATGCGGAGATGTTGGCTATTACGCAGGCAGCCAAAGTGATAGGTGATTGGCGCCTTAATGAAACCAAGCTTTATGTGACAAAGGAACCCTGCCCAATGTGTTCCGGTGCGGTGGTGATGTCCAGGATTGGCGAGGTGATTTTTGGCCTCGGTGATAAAAAAATGGGATGCCTCGGTGGTGCTGTGGATCTCGGTTTGATCGATAAAATTAATCATCGGCCGATGGTGCGTGGCAATGTCATGGCAGAGGAATGTCATGAGCTGGTCAAATCTTTTCTCGAGAGGAAGCGTTAG
- a CDS encoding response regulator, whose translation MKSSSKVLFIDDDKIFLDTQTKFLRLSGFEVVKAESGEDGLVSLSNEMPDIVVCDMIMENFDGFDFLNRFSTTGFFKKIPFLCISGYTVESMASRCMSYGADGYLKKPIDCNVLKCAIFVLIDSYSV comes from the coding sequence ATGAAATCGAGTAGCAAAGTTTTATTTATAGACGATGATAAAATTTTTCTAGATACGCAAACTAAGTTTCTCAGACTTAGTGGATTCGAAGTCGTCAAGGCCGAAAGTGGTGAAGATGGTCTGGTTAGTCTCAGTAATGAAATGCCAGACATTGTTGTATGCGATATGATTATGGAAAATTTTGATGGATTCGACTTTTTAAATAGGTTTTCGACCACAGGATTTTTTAAAAAAATACCATTTTTATGTATTAGCGGCTATACCGTTGAAAGTATGGCCAGTAGATGTATGAGTTATGGTGCCGATGGATACCTAAAGAAACCCATTGATTGCAATGTACTTAAGTGCGCTATCTTTGTACTTATCGATTCCTATTCTGTATAA
- a CDS encoding HAMP domain-containing histidine kinase, whose amino-acid sequence MFDLCLFLFFLAIVVIVYQCVVVANLKCNLGRERESNMTKGAFVGLISHEFRTPMATIKASSDLIANFRDRLNRQEVDESLKNISDCILRMTKMMDDILLLGKMQSNQIKFHAKLVDIVALLHDVIRDVDNVSDNNRVVMISNVGEKYNLVLDPTLIYHIASNLLSNALKYSEDDKKVELHIDVSDGVLSIEVVDQGIGIPKNEVKHLFDLFHRCSNIGNRSGIGIGLFMIRQCVALHKGTVTLKTSENVGSTFTVRIPVYNQIVSSDEIE is encoded by the coding sequence ATGTTCGATCTTTGTTTATTTTTATTTTTTCTGGCCATAGTTGTTATTGTATATCAGTGCGTGGTCGTGGCTAATCTCAAGTGTAATCTTGGTAGAGAGCGCGAATCAAACATGACAAAAGGTGCTTTTGTTGGGTTGATATCTCATGAATTCCGTACGCCGATGGCTACTATAAAAGCGTCTTCTGACTTGATTGCTAATTTTAGAGATCGGTTGAATAGGCAGGAGGTCGACGAGAGTTTAAAAAATATATCTGACTGTATCCTTCGAATGACCAAGATGATGGATGACATCTTGTTGCTCGGGAAGATGCAGAGCAATCAGATAAAGTTTCATGCCAAACTGGTCGATATCGTGGCCTTACTCCATGATGTAATAAGGGATGTGGATAATGTATCTGATAACAATCGTGTGGTGATGATAAGCAATGTGGGCGAGAAATATAACCTTGTGCTCGATCCTACGTTGATATATCATATAGCCTCCAATTTGCTGAGCAATGCGTTAAAATATTCCGAAGACGACAAAAAAGTTGAGTTGCACATTGACGTTAGTGATGGGGTTCTTAGCATAGAAGTGGTAGATCAGGGTATTGGCATTCCGAAAAACGAGGTTAAGCATTTATTCGACCTGTTTCATAGGTGTTCAAATATTGGCAATAGATCTGGTATAGGCATAGGATTGTTTATGATAAGGCAATGTGTTGCATTACATAAAGGCACGGTGACGTTAAAAACCTCAGAAAACGTTGGTTCCACATTTACGGTTCGTATTCCTGTATACAATCAGATCGTATCATCTGATGAAATCGAGTAG
- a CDS encoding glutamate--tRNA ligase gives MESVRVRFAPSPTGFLHIGGARTALFNWLYARHTGGTFVLRIEDTDADRDTQEAVDVIFSGLRWLGLNWDEGPLAVEKFGPYFQSQRGEIYKKYLEKLRLSGRAYTKDGAIYFKISGEPQVINDLIRGPVTRKEDRDFVIFRSDGSPVFHFVNVVDDIDMRITHVIRGEDHLSNTSKHLELFKAFGAEVPHFAHIPLILKEHGQGKMSKRDAGALVEDYEKRRFLPAALRNYLCLLGWAPKNDLEILPIEEIIKIFRLEDVNKNNARFDEKKLAHINSEYIRAMPVEEFCDLGAQILLDQGIVTKATDREYVFDVLSICQEKVRSFEELANFVNYFFSDDYKFNDADREKLVKFNPEKRISEVIDGIVNTTEYYKENLEELIGSLAKTHYVKTGDYIHTVRFAVSGRSIGPSFYRLLSVLGKKNVLARLRKAIKFFQ, from the coding sequence ATGGAAAGTGTACGTGTTAGGTTTGCCCCGAGTCCGACGGGGTTTTTGCACATAGGTGGTGCCAGGACGGCGCTTTTTAACTGGTTGTATGCCAGGCATACAGGTGGCACTTTTGTGCTGAGAATAGAAGATACCGATGCGGACAGAGATACGCAAGAAGCTGTAGATGTTATATTTAGCGGACTGCGGTGGCTGGGATTGAACTGGGACGAAGGCCCGCTGGCGGTGGAGAAGTTTGGCCCCTATTTCCAGAGCCAACGGGGGGAAATATACAAAAAATACCTTGAGAAGCTCAGGCTGAGTGGCCGCGCCTATACCAAGGATGGAGCGATTTATTTCAAAATCTCCGGCGAGCCGCAGGTCATAAATGATCTGATTCGTGGACCTGTGACCCGCAAAGAAGATAGGGATTTTGTTATCTTCAGGTCCGACGGATCACCGGTTTTCCATTTTGTTAACGTCGTCGATGACATAGACATGCGGATTACCCACGTGATCCGTGGCGAGGATCATCTGTCCAACACAAGCAAGCACCTTGAGCTTTTTAAAGCTTTTGGCGCTGAGGTTCCGCATTTTGCCCATATCCCGTTGATTCTGAAGGAGCATGGCCAGGGGAAGATGAGTAAGCGCGATGCGGGTGCGCTGGTTGAAGACTATGAGAAAAGAAGGTTCCTCCCGGCGGCGCTCAGAAATTATCTATGTCTGCTAGGTTGGGCTCCAAAGAATGACCTGGAAATCCTTCCGATTGAAGAAATTATAAAAATATTCCGGCTGGAGGACGTCAATAAAAACAATGCCAGGTTTGATGAAAAAAAACTGGCCCATATAAATTCAGAGTACATAAGGGCCATGCCGGTGGAGGAGTTTTGCGATCTGGGGGCCCAGATACTGCTCGACCAGGGCATTGTTACGAAAGCCACTGATAGAGAATATGTTTTTGATGTTTTGTCCATTTGTCAGGAGAAGGTTCGTTCCTTTGAAGAGCTGGCAAATTTTGTGAATTATTTCTTTTCTGATGACTATAAATTTAATGATGCGGACAGGGAAAAGTTAGTTAAGTTCAATCCGGAGAAGAGGATAAGCGAAGTGATCGATGGTATTGTAAACACAACGGAGTATTACAAGGAAAATTTGGAGGAGCTCATAGGTTCGTTGGCGAAGACCCATTATGTTAAAACCGGTGACTATATCCATACGGTAAGGTTTGCTGTTTCTGGAAGGTCCATTGGCCCAAGCTTTTACAGATTGCTATCCGTCCTTGGGAAAAAAAATGTTCTGGCCAGGCTGAGAAAAGCCATAAAATTTTTTCAGTGA